In the genome of Arachis stenosperma cultivar V10309 chromosome 6, arast.V10309.gnm1.PFL2, whole genome shotgun sequence, the window ATTGTGGGGTGTGGGGGAAATTGAATTTGGGGATTTTAGTTCATGCACGGTGTCTGCATACCCTTTTTGCTCTATTGATTAATTTTTTCCCTTCAATTTGTTTCAACTATGTTATTTGCAATGTAGGGCTTGTGATTCGGTTCTGCAGAAAgaatttttgtttaattcaATGTTGTTTAGGTTCTGCAAAAAGTGATTCTACAACTAGAAAATTGCTATATAAttgaaaaagtttgaaaatggattttttttaatttaaccaaatataagaaagaaaaattgattattttttaagtatttatttatttgttttggtTTTTTGGCTAAATAAACTGAAACAAACACTCCCTTACTTCTCTGAAATTCCAAGTTGCTAAAACACCTTGTTTTGCTTTGAAAGAGTTCTGTGTTTTTGAGCTTGCATTGTAGTAGAGGAAAAACATGCATCATCATTGTAGGTTCCGCCCTTACTATGATCCTCACTGTGAACGGTGACAATGTTTGGATCTTTTTAATTGAAGGAGGAACCAAAGcaaaagaaagtaataaaatGGAGAAGTAGAAAATAATATGTGGGTTGTTCATGCATAATTATTTTGGTGGTTGTTATTCAATCACTAGCTATACTTGAGATATGTAGTGGTAAATGTTTAGGGTTTGAGTTACATTGTGTTTGGAGTTATGTTGCCTACACCAAGATCTTGCTCCCTTGCATTGAATGGAGTGACAAGATCTGGCCCTCCCATACCTGTTAACCTGAATCAAGTTTTTGTTGCTTTCCGATTCATTCATGTTCAGGGGATTTTCGCAAATTCGGCATATATCCAAGCACAAGTGTTGGTGTTGTACCAATGTTAATAAGCAACAtatttttttcttgtcttctttTTCTCATAGCTGGAATTTAAATTTTGACTATAGGCACTTCCCAAAGCATTTTATGGtaatttgaagaagaagctgcCAGAAAATGTGAGCCTTCGAGGTCCTGGTGGTGCCCTGTGGAATATAGGGTTGACAACAAGAGAAGATACCTTGTACTTCACACACGGTTGGAAACAGTTTGTGAAAGATCACTCCTTGATAGAGAATGATTTCCTGGTATTTAAGTTCAATGGTGAATCAACATTCGATGTTCTAATATTCGATGGGAAGAACTTCTGCGAGAAGGCTGCTGCTTATTTCGTTCGAAATGTCGGAAACGGGAATCCAGAAAATGGGATTGGACGCTTGACAATGAGAAAAGACACTGAGAACTCTAATGCTGGTGTAGAATGTGCATCGCCTCAGAAATCTGTGCATGTTAACAGTTTCCCAGTGCCAGACGCTGTGCCTGTACGCACCGAACCTCCTAGTGAAAGAAATTTTAATGGCGATGTTGAATTCTCCACCCCTAAAGAAGTTGTTAATGTAGATGGTGATGCCGGTGTTGAAGTTGATGCTAACGGAGTGACGATGTCAGAAGGTCGCACCCGCACTACTGGTAAAAGGATTAGGAAGCCGACTCAAGCTTTTAACCATTTCCAAACTAAGCGGAGACCAGTAAGGGTGACAAAAACATCTAATGCACATAAGGAAGTAGCAAACGTGGTAATCGGTAAAGTTCTACTCTTCAAATAAGAACagaataccttgtgtttcatTTTATGGATATTATATCTTCAAAAAGCAAAATGTCACAAAGTTTCAAATGGTTAGCAATTCCAACTTCAAGTAGTTGAGCACTGCATTTATTTTCTCTATCAAGTCGATGACTTGAGCATTTGTTTGAAACACAAACTagtttttctaaaatattagACTTTGGTTGACTTCTAAATGAAGCAAATCTCCCTTCAAATATggtatattatattatgtatattaGATAATTTGCTTGAATCTTAGAAAAATGCCTGTATATTATATGATGTAGTTACATTATGGATTGtgatttcatatttttatttatgttatatcCTTCTGTACGTACACCAGTATCCTAATTTTTGCAAAATTTTCATATCCTTTTCCCATATCCATACCTAGTACTGGTTAAGTAGCTTCAAGTGTATGTTGTAGACTTGTAGTCTGAAACTTAACCAGAGTATTATATCAAAACTATACGACATCTGTCTAAGCATTACCCTATTAAGTGGCGTTGGCGAAACTTAAACCATCCGAATAGTAACAGCTGCTCTTTCTTGAGAATTAGGTTCTTTGCAAATGTTTATTTCAATGTGAATTAATATTTTAGCTGTTTTATGATATGATACCTTACTGTTGCTCATATTAACAGATGCAGATGCAGatgcagatcctgaacctgttTCTGCGGGTAAAAGTGAGGGTGGGAATTATGAATTATATGTCTCACAGAGGAGGCCTGTCACTGAAGAAGAGATGAATAGTACCCTTCAGATGGCTAAGGCAGCATGTACCGATGACAGCCTCTGTGTTGTCATGCGACCAACGCATGTTTATAAGAGATTCTTCGTGGTAATAATTTGCCTCCTCAACTTTCCTTGTTAGGATTTGTTTTTGGTTTAGGTTCTAATGTGCCATGAGTTTTTGCTTTCAATTTTATCCCAATACTAAACCGGTTATTTAAACTTTGGTCTTAATATATACTATCCTGAGTAGCCTTCTTTTCTTGTGAAACTTGGGCCTCTTTTTTTCTGTTTtcactttttatattttaatgtttttGGTTTCCAAGATTTTGTGAAGGAAAATATGAAacaaaagatatgatttatcaTATTCATTGAATTCAGCTTTTTTTCTCCAACAATTTCTAAAGAACAAAGGggaaaaaatgaaatgaaaacaGATCCCATTTAGACCTGGGTGCGATTGATTTTTACTCTATCTATTGCTACTAATTGTTTTATCTTTTGCTGTTACCAGTCGCTCCCGAATAAGTGGATACTGCAACATATCCCTCCACGAACTCAAGACATTATATTGCGTGTGGTTCATAGCGAATGGCTTGCAAAATACAGCTACCATAACCCTAGAAACACCGGAGGACTGAGCGGAGGGTGGAAACGCTTTACCCTGGATAACAACCTGGAAGAGTACGACGTGTGTGTTTTCAAACCCGGAGGCCTGATGAACAACACATTGATCTTGGATGTCAACATTTTCAGAGTTGTTGAGGAGATTAAGCCTTTGACACAAGTGAGAGCTGCAGGATCAGCCAAAAAGAGTGGTAAGAAAAAGGCCTTAAAGGCCATCCAAATATAATAGAACCTCTTGTTATCCCATCTTTGTGGATATTTCATGTTGTCTTGAATTAGTGTAATTTGTTGTTGGAAGTGTAATGTACCTTAAAACAGGTCAGAACTTAGTAGTCTTATGGGAGAGACTTAGTTCCTCATGATGTGTGTATTGTATGCTATTCTCGGATTGTGTTAACTTCTATGTGTCTTCTAATGGTAATTTAGTGTTAATCCTCTCTATTGCAGCACCCTTTGTAGGCCTTTTTAGTCTTTAGGCTCAATTAATTACATAGCAAATCTTCCTATCCCTTTCTTAAGTTACATGTTATATTTTTCACTTCTAGATGATTCAAAAATCAAAGTATTTGTCTATTTGTAATATTTAGGTAGtattttttttccctttcaaTGATACCCTTAATGATCTTAAATGTGGGACATTATTGATACAATAGAAGAGTAATGAATCTAGTTTTTCTGTAGGGTTAATTTTGTTTAACAGAATTTTTAGGATTTTGGCAGATAAATTTAACTTAGGAATCTATTGTAGATAATGGGAATTGTGAAGGGTTTAGTGTAtactcactttttttttttaaagaccCTTATTCATATATGTAtcaattaaaaacattttaacaTCTCTAAGACTTTGACACAAGATCTTATattaaaacaataaattatttactattttaactaataatagatttactattattatttataacaaCAACAAAACCTTGTCCCACTAGATGGGGTGGATTACATGAATCTAACGACGTCATTGAattctgtcatgtatcatgtttACAGAGAGActgtttacatgtagatctcgttagactacctcatggatggtctttAGGTATTCCTCTACCTTTTACCCCTTGTCTATCTTCCGTTTTATCTACTTTCCTGATTAGGTGTTCTGTTGGTCTTCTTTTTACATGTCCAAATCACTCGAGATGCGATTCTACTATTTTTTTCACAATgagtgctactccaactctctcccttatattttcattccttattttatccaatcatGTATGTCCATTCATCCATCttaacatcttcatctctgccagatgcacccaagatacttcaaacttttaaattttcgtaggatgttttctccaatcttcaacTTTATATTAGGATTTTGCTTTCTCAGACCAAACTTACATTTtatatattccgtcttgctacggcttatgcACAGACTATACACTTCTAGAGTTTCTCTCCAAAAATCCAACTTCTaatttaggtcttcccttgcctctcccataaggacgatatatcattggcaaaaagcatgcaccatggcacaagctcttggatgtgctctatGAGTACTTCCAaaactaatgtgaaaaggtatggactaAAGGATGATCCTTGGTGTAATCTTATACCAATAGAAAATTtctctgtcacaccaccttgagtcttcacactagttatGACCCTATCATACATATTTTTAATTGcacgaatatatgcgatccttaatctcttcttttctaaaactttccataagacctcccttgccACCCTATTGTACGCTTTTTTCAAAttaataaacaccatatgtagattCCTTTTATTACTAGAATACCTCTCTATCATTCTTTTTAAcaggtatatcgcttcagtggtgGATCTGtctggcataaatccaaattggttctctattacttgtgtctcttttctcaacttCCGTTCTATCACCCTCTCTCCTATAACTTTATGGTATGACTCATGAGGTTGATTCCTCTATAGTTTCTgtaactttgtatatcccccttattcttgtagataggtaccaacgTGCTttttctccactcatcaggcatcttctttgaccttaaaatctcattaaaaagttTGATTAATCAATTGATGCTTTTTCCCTCAGAACCCTTCTAAAtctcaatcgggatattatcaggtcctactgtCTTACtatttttcatctgctttaaaacctcttttacctcgaagtctcaAATCCTTCGATAGAAAAGTTTTGATTTTCTTCTcttgtgcataatcgaccaagACTCGAAAGAGTCTTATGTccttcattaaataactcgtagaagtagctctttCACCTTTcgttaatcttctcctcttgagccagcaccttatcctttatgcacttaacttgatccaaatctctcgttcttctttcacgACTTTTTGCGATTttatatatacctttttctccttctttcgtgcccaaagactggtagagaccctcatatgtTCTTATTCTTACTTTACTTACTGCCACTTTTGTCGTTTTCTTAGCCACCTTATATTTTTCCCAATTATCTGCATTGCGGCATAAATGACGCTCTTTAAAGCActccctttttatctttattttttcttgtacactcgcattccaccaccaAGACTCCTTGTCTTTTGGTCATATccctttagattcaccaaatctttcttttgttgtttttttaataacttctgccatctccTTCCACATCCCTTCCGCGCTTCCATTCCCATTCCATTTTACCTTttctcctacccgtcttagAAAGCTTCTTTGTTTCTCATCTTTCATCCGCCATCACCTCGTCCTTGAGTTCTTCATAAGATGTCTTTTTctcaacttttgctcaacgcGAAAATCAATGGCGAGCATCCTATGTTGTGTTGTTAAATTCTCTCCCgatataattttacaattaatacAAGATTTCCGGTTGAatctcctcaacaagaagaagtcgatttgagagcttgtcatgccactcttataggttataagatgttcgtctctctttttaaaacacgtatttgcgatgagaaagtcaaaggttgaggaaaagttcaaaatagttttaccctcggCATTGATCACTCCGAAACCATGGCTTCCGTGAATACTTCCATACCCAGTCACTTGTCTTCCAACATGaccatttaaatctcctcctaagaaaatcttatctctCGAAGGGATGTCTTGGACCAAACTCTCTAAATCCTCCCAAAACTTTATCTTGTGTTGTTTATTCGAACCCACTTGTGGTGCATAGGCGTTAATAACATGAAAAGCACCTCCATTcaccacaagtttgatagagatgatccgatctcccacccttttgacatccactacgtccTTCTTCCACTCCTTATCCACAATAATACCAACCTCATTCATATTCTTCACAtttcctgtataccaaagtttgaatACAAAAGTATCCAACTCTCTAGCCTTCGCATCAACCCATTTTGTTTCTTGTAGACACACAATGTTAATCTTCCTTCTTGTCATAgtgtccaccacctccatggaTTTTTCTGTTAGAGTACCTATGTTCCATATCTCAAATCTCAACTTTCTGTTGCTTTGACATTTGCCTTTTATtttgtgaactagcttatttaccctcgtcCGTTCACGAAAACGCGGGAACTATTGTtcatttaacactacatccgGACACTGATGCAGCGGCTCTTACTCATTTAACACTGTACTCGAGCCATACAGCGCGTTGTTTTCGAGTAACGACCTAGCTTTGGCGCAATAACAtctttgattcatgtcatgAAGATTcgactaaatttttatgttggttgtcGAAGACCTAACACAACTCTTCTCTTTTATCCGAACTTAGGACTGGCTATGTACTGCAAGTGTAACATAGGTAGAattctattattatttaattaataaaaatataaactaacaAGCATGTTAGTGCATATTAATGTAATGGTATATGTAATGTTGCTAAGCACGTTATGAATGCAGGGATAGAAAAAGGGGTGgttaatggttatggatgatccATGTGTATAAAGCTTAAAACACTAAGAGTAAGATATATAAATCattcattcatatatatattagtttaaattttttagataagTGGTTTGATGAAAATCATGCAAAGGGTTAAATAATTTACCTTTTCTTAAAGTAATTTGCCTCTTATATACCAACTTATTTCATTGTACATGTCTTTCTAAAGGAAACACTAAAAATATccttctcttctattttcaaatTGCCATCTAACCCTCCTCTATCCACTTCCACGGTTCTACTCCACACCACCATCCTTTTTTTCTGTAGATGCTCAATCTTTATATTTTGATTACTAAATGAGCTCTTTTGTCTTAAGTTATTTTGTAGGGATAAGTTTTAAGTTTTATATAGatggatgatttttttttatttattgttcttcattttaaaaattagaatttttagaagCACTAACTGGTTGTTAATTGGTTCCATAATTGTTTGGTAGTGTGTCTAAAATTCGTTCTAATTGAGAGAAACCAAGGATGGTTAAATTGAACAAAATTATAGACGAAGGGGAATTGATTCTAACCCCTAAATGGTTTTTCAAACGTtcactaaattaaaaattcaatagtTGGCCATTGAGgagtgtttattttattttatcttatctttttatgtTTAGTTATGATTTCAATATGTGTATTATTTTTTcccttcccttttttttttttatctcggCCCCTCTAATTATTATGATGTACAAATATTGCCCTTTTTCTGTTAATGAAATTTGAAATatatgtttttttgtttttggtaaACAATTTGAAATATATGTTATCCTTGTCATTCTAACAGATTCATATCTTTTGCCAGAGTAGATTCAAGTTTTCAATTTGTTAATCGGGTTAAGCCCACATGAGGCCCATAGGACTTGGTAATGTATTTGCAGGGCTCATCAATAAACTCTTTATTTCTCATTGGGTTTTCTCATATGTAAAATTGAACATACACCATGGAAGATGGAACTTATTAGTTACTAACTTGCTAAGATCCTGGTTAGAATTATTGAAATTATTCAGTGTTATTGGATTGGAAACATTATTCAGTTGGTAACTTTTTTTTGTTCATACACACTCACTCACTCACACCCACTACAGATTTTATCACAATCCAGCTAGAGCTAGGATTCAAACTTGGGATGTAACAATTATGAGGCAAATATATGGGTCATTGGTGCAATGCTTCTGCCACATTATTCAGTTGGTATTTCAAAATATCtgtatgaaatttttttcttgGGTTATTATATGTGTATGGGCTTTTTGCTAGGTCCGCTAGTAATAAACCCTCAGCCTCAACCATCCATCTCTTCGGAGTCAACATCATTGTTCGTAATTAATTTGGGTTGATTTGattgttaatttattaataaatattaaaagtttaataaattaatcagATCCGTAATAAATTAGTCTTTACTCTCATGAATGAAAAAACACgcgaaataaaaaaaaaaacataattgtTAATTTCATAGCAGTTTATTTTTTAGCTAGTAAAAGAGTAACTGTGATATTTGTATGAGCTTTTCTTTTgtcaaaagaaataaattattaataaatagtATACGCTTAAATATCACCAAAAAGTTAAATACACGATATAAGTCATAATAGTCGAATATAGA includes:
- the LOC130935536 gene encoding B3 domain-containing protein REM16, coding for MEGSEISHHNRSWVEDIYWNHFQFLHFAKFMPSSYNQHLALPKAFYGNLKKKLPENVSLRGPGGALWNIGLTTREDTLYFTHGWKQFVKDHSLIENDFLVFKFNGESTFDVLIFDGKNFCEKAAAYFVRNVGNGNPENGIGRLTMRKDTENSNAGVECASPQKSVHVNSFPVPDAVPVRTEPPSERNFNGDVEFSTPKEVVNVDGDAGVEVDANGVTMSEGRTRTTGKRIRKPTQAFNHFQTKRRPVRVTKTSNAHKEVANVVIDADADADPEPVSAGKSEGGNYELYVSQRRPVTEEEMNSTLQMAKAACTDDSLCVVMRPTHVYKRFFVSLPNKWILQHIPPRTQDIILRVVHSEWLAKYSYHNPRNTGGLSGGWKRFTLDNNLEEYDVCVFKPGGLMNNTLILDVNIFRVVEEIKPLTQVRAAGSAKKSGKKKALKAIQI